In Wolbachia endosymbiont (group A) of Pogonocherus hispidulus, the genomic stretch GGTTATATTAAGAGATCTACTCCAAAAATTGTTCAATAGAGGTCTTTGATGGTAATTTTCCATATATTATTATCATCACACTTTGTGGAACCTTATAATATATAATAAACACAATTAAAACTATTGCAATTTGAACATTTATGATCCCATTGTTTTAGTTCTCTGTTACAATTTTTACACTTCCAGCCTGGATCAGGCAAAGCTTCTGAGCCCATCTTGTTTAGCCAATAAATTACCTTGTCGTGTTCTTGCAATGTAACCTTGAGTTGTATTACAATAAAGTAGATTGACATGTAATTAGCTTTTTTCATAGCAGTATCTAGATATTGACTTGCAAGATCATATTTACCTGAACTCATTAAGGACAAAGCAAGTAAACAGTAACTAAAATAATAATCAGGGCGTAAGTTGTATAGTCTTTCAGCACCTTTACTATTTAAATTGATGTACATTTTAGCTGACTGAGGAGTAGGATTTACTGCATATTCTGCCTCTAGCACTGCAGAAGCTTTTCTGATTTTTCCAAGTTTAATATATAATTCTGCTTTTAAATAATTAATGGACCGAAAGGTTGCATAATAACTTTGCGCTCTGAATAAAGACTTTATAGCCCCTTTAAAATCCCCTTTACTTTCATATTGTTTTGCCAAAGCACAATAAAAAACTGCAAACATTTCTTTATGGTCAAAGGGAAGAAAAATATTGAACTTAACTGCTTCCTTCAACCTCAAAATTGCATTAATCCAATCTTCTTTCAATATGCAATGCTCTATTTGAAAGGGAATAGATAGCATTTTATCATTAATTGAACTAGAGCAATATTCTATAAATTTTTGAAAGACTACTTTTTCTTGTTTGAGGTGAACGATCAGCTTATTGGCCAGAAGTAGAGCTAAGTTACGATTCTGATTTGCAACGTTTGTTAAACCGTTACTGAAAAAGCTGTAATTTCCCGTCTTACCTGAGTTAAAGAGCTTTATTAAAGATAACCTATTGCTTTTTTCATTTAAACTTTTAACTACCTTTTGGGCGTTCTCTATATTGTCTAAGTCTATGCTAAAGAAAGCTTCAAAGAGAAGCAATTCTTCCCTATCCCTTCTTCTATTTCTTATGTTGGCAAATGTTGATGAAATGGAAGAAAAAAAGCGTACAAGTGTAATTAATAAAAATAATAAAACTACACAAGTAAAAATAATGAAATATAGATCAATACTTATAGTGTAATTGCCTAATTCTAATTTTATTACTTCACCACTTACCTTGACCCATATGCCAAATAAAAACGAAAGAGCGAAAATTATAAAATAAATCATGAGATATATTGTAATAAGTGATGATATATTGTTGAAATATTCTTAGAAGCTACAATAAGACCATTCAATTTATTCAGCCATGGTTTGAACTCTGAATGCGTTAAATCTTTTACTGTAGTAGCTATACTTTGCCAATCATTATCGTTTATTGACTCCTCAATTTCCGCAAACTTTACTCTTAATGGATCATTTCGGTCGTCTACCTTTATCCAGTTTGAAATGATTTTTTTAGACAATGTACTTTTGTTGTAATAGATAGTATCAATAGTTTTTTCAAAAGATAACTTCAATTCGTGTAAGGTATTTATCTCTTTCAAATTTTCTAATTCATCTACTGCATTTTCTATCTCTGGATCGTCAAGCTCTGATGTCAAAGGCTTTATTGAATTTATATGATTATCAAATTTTGCTTCTCGCAATAACGAATTCTTCATTTTAACTACAAGTAATAGCAATTTTGCAAGGTTCTTACATCTTGAGTTATTATCACCTTGCTCACATTGAGTGTGCAGACTTCTCTTGAAGTCAAATATCCTTTTTTCCATTCTAGATTGATTAACTTCAAGCAACATTCTAAGCTCATCCATGCCTTCCATTAAAGTTTTCACATTATTTTCACTCTCTTGCTGATTTATTTTTAAAAAGATTATGTTATTTATTGTGATGTAACCGGTAAATAACAATACAATTAAGAACCAACCTATGTACTTTTGCTGAGTATCATTCATAACGTAGTATCTCCGCAGGATCTTGTGCAGCTGCCTGCAATGCAGGAGCAATTGTCGCTAAAAATGATAAGAGTAATGCAAGTGCAGAAATACTTACTACATCTTGAGGGACTAATATCACCGGTAAACTTGAAAAAAAGTATATCATAGGATCAAACAGCTTGACGTTAGTAACGTTTTCTAAAAATACTCTAATACTTTCGATATTGAGAGAAAAAACGACACCTATAATACAGCCAAGACAAGTTCCCGTAAAACCGATTAATAGACCACAAGCGCAAAATATGCGCATAATGCTTCCACTTGTTGCACCAAATGTACGCATAATTGCAATCGCGGATTTCTTTTCTTGCACTATCATCATTAAATTTGAGATAATATTAAACGCTGCTACAACTATAATCAAAGTAAGAATTAAAAACATCACATTTCTTTCAGTTTTTAAAGCACTAAAATAATGGCTTTGCTGTGATTGCCAACTTTCAGCTTTCATTCCTATTTCTTTTTCTATAGCATCTGCCAGCTTATCAGCTCTAGTAACGTCGTCTACAAGTACTTCTATACTTTTTATGCTATTTTTATAATTAAAAAAGGCTTGTGCTGATTTTAGAGGCATATATATCAAGGTATTATCATACTCAAGCATACCCATATCAAATATTGCTATAACTTTATATTTTTTCATTCGCGGCATTTCACCAAGTAATGCATCAAATTCTTCAGATGATATAAACGTAATTTCGTCGCCATAGTCAACGTTCAAAGCTTCTGCCAATCGCGCTCCTATTATTATCCCTTCATCAAATTTTTTTACATCACCTATAATTACATTATTTGTAACGGCAGTACTATCAAGCAAATCTTTAGTTGACACACCTCGCACTACGCTACCTGCAATTCTACCATTTGCTACAATAATAACTTGATCATTGGTCATAGGAGTAGCTTTTGATACACCTGGAATTTTCTCAATAGATTCTGATACTGCGCGGTAATCTGAATTTATGTTCCTATCAAAATAAACATTAATATGGCCATCAATGCCAAGTATTGAGTCAAGCAACTTTGCTCTGAATCCGTTCATCACAGACATCACCACTATTAGTGTTGCAACTCCAAGGGCAATGCCGATAATAGAGAACAAAGTCATTATAGAGCAAAATCTGGCATTTTTCGCTCGCAAATAGCAAGCAGCCATAGTAATTTCAAAGGCAATGGACATTACAAAATATTTTGAGGTTAAACATTATATTTTTGAAACTTCATATAATTGTAGACTTTTCTTTATTTGAAAACTAGAGATTTTTGCTTCCTTAAATTTAGCAGGCTTATAGAATATATTCAATACCTTAACACACAGCTATACGAACATTTGTTTTTGTTAAGGTAATTCATACAGTAAATGGTGTCATGCCAGTGCTTGACACTGGCATCCAGGAAATTTTTGCTTGCAAATAAGTAAACTGATTTGGTGAGCGTAGAAAGCAGCTGATCTTATGCTGAATAAACGTTTTTGATGAGGTTGCATGAAAGCTGGATCCCAGTGTCGAAGCACTGGGATGACACCCTTCCCTGGTAGAGATTTGCCCTCAAATTACAATGTTCGTACAGTTATGACCTTAACATTAGAATTTCAAAATCTTCCATATACATCATCCAACCTCACTATATCATTATCAGATAAATGCTCTCCTATCTGAAATTCAACTATTTCAAGTGGAAAGCTTGTGCTTCTATTTTCAATCCTATGGGAAACTTCCCTTGGGATTTCTATCATATGGTCTTTTGCTATAGCATATTCTTTGTCTTCTAAACTAACATACCCAACCCCTGATAGCACTATATGGCATTCATCTCTATAGTGATGGAATTGCTTAGAAGTGCAGCTTAATGGATTGATAAAAAGATATTTTATAAGAAAATTTTCGCTCATTAAAATTATACTACAAAATCCCCATGGTTTAACTTCTTTCCTTATCACCTTTACTTTCTTAACTTTATGAATAAATGAAATTAGACTTTTGTTTGGTTGCTTACAAGCTCCACCCAATAAATTTTTATTACTTTTTGTCGTTGAAACTGGTTCTTTTTCTCTAATCACATGCTGAAATGACACCGGTTCTTTACTAAACTTCTCACTCAATTCTAAAACTGAACTCCAAGTTCCAACATCCAACCAATCGAAATTAGCTTCTATCATTGCAACGTTTTTTGCTTTCTCCATCACCAAGTAATCAATGGATATGCCTTCAATTCCTGCAAAATCTCGTTGTTTTAAATACAGAAATCTCTCTTGCGGTGTGAAATGTTTAAAACATAAATTGTAAAGATTCAGGGCAGATTTTTTGATCTCATCTATGTAGCGTTTTGCTTTAAACACAAATATTCCAGAGTTCCAATAATGATCGTTACTTAACTTACGCTCAGGTTTTTCTGTAAAATCTTTCACTATATGATATTTTTCTTTCTGATCATAAACTGCATTTATATAACCGTATTCAGAATTGAATTCATTAGGCTTAACCCCAAAAGTGACTATAGAGTTAGTTTCAGAGGCTAACTTAGACGCTTTTTGAGTAGAAGCATAAAAACTATTCAAATCACCTATGAAATGATCTGAAGGCAGAATTAACATTGTCTCGTTTTCATTGCAGAGAAGCGCAGCAATTAATATTGCCGCTGCTGTTCCAATTTTCACTGGTTCGAAAATCACTTTATATTCTTGCAGTGCATGCAATTCCTCCATCACTAATGACTCGTACTGTATATTTGTAGCAATTATGGGCGGCATATAATCGCTTTTTAGCCTCAACAAAGTGTTGTGAAACATAGTGTTCTGACTAAATATTTTCTGAAATTGCTTTGGCTTAGATAAAGGCCAAAGTCTGCTACCACTACCACCACACAATATTACAGGGCGCATTTAGTTAAGATATTAATTAAATAATTAATATCTTATACTGAGGGCAAAATACATGCAAGTTTTTGTTGTGGAATAGTTAATAAAGAAAGTAAATGTTGATTTAAAGTAATTGCTAATGAGAGTGATCATGTGTAGCGCCTTGCCCTTGCTGTGAATTTCTTCTATTTTGTAATTCCTCAACATGACCTTTTCTTTTATCACTTAATATTTCATTACCCTTATTTTGTTCTTCCTCAGGACTCTTTAGTATTTCATTACTCTTGCTAACTTCTTTATCATTCCCTTGTTTCTTTGGCCTTCTAGCGTTAAGCTCATCCCATGTGCCCACTAGTGAATCACGATTCCCATGATCCGGCTTTAGCCTTTCTTCACCTTTAATAACATTAAAGTCACTTTTTGCTTCTTCCCAACATTCTTTCAATTGGTGTTTCCACATAGTGAAGTAAGCATCACCATATTTTTTCTCATTTGCTACAAACAATAAAATTGGAGCCTTAAGTATGGTAGCTACCATATTCACTAAATTTTTTACTGCCATTGCAGGAGTAAATAAAAGATAACCAAAAGACTTTGCAATTGGGTTTTGTTCGCTTATTAAATACTCCCCTAATTTTATAGGAAGAGAGGTCAACAATTTAGTACAAACTTTAGCCAAGCTTGTAGCAAAAACGATAGGAACAGATATAAGACTTTTATCTAGCTCTAGATTACCATCCTGATCTCTAATTTCTGAAAAATGGGTGCTTAGCTTCTTGTAATCACTAGCGTATAGTAATTTTCCATTTCTTCCTTTTTCATCTCTATCTTTCTCATCAACTTCTCCCGTGTCATCATTGATGAAGCAACCTTTTTTAGCAAGAAAAGAAGAATTAGTTAATTTAAGTGACTGAGTATCAACTTCAAAAATTGGTACATGTTTTTCAAGATCGATTTTTGAAAACCCAAATGGTTTATAATAGCCATTATAGTGCTTAACATCCTTATTTTTTTCTGGATTAACTAAAAAGTCAATGGTAAAATAAGACCTATCGTCCGTTTCCTTGACAAGAGTTAATTCAAAACTTGGTTGTCTTCCATTTTTGTCTTTCTCGCCATATAAAAGTTTATATATAGTCTCACCCTCGCTATTCTTAGCTTCTATAATTTTCCCAGATTTTACAATTTCATCGTAATTTTTTGAGTACCGGCATTTTCGTCCATCCTTATATACCATTACCTTTCTAAGGTCTTTGACATAAACTTGAGATTCAGGTGAGGTAAATAGATCCTTCACTTTTAGCGTAAGGTCCGTTCCCCACTTTTTCAATGTCTCTAACATATTGCTAAACCAAAATCGCTATAATGCTATAGTTCAATAATAAAACTAGTACACTAATAATATATTAACACAGCACCGGTGATTTTACAAGAAAATATGCCTGTAGAAGATAAAGATTGTAAAAGCGAGGGTTATATAAGTAATGCTTGATAAGTACTTTATACATGTAATTGTAAAAATCCTCAAAGGTATGCTGTGTATATAATCTTCACACACTACCTGCATTCCAAGAACTGCGTGCCAAAAAATGCAAAACAACAATACAACAAAAAATAAAAGCTCTAAAGGGTGATTAATAAATTTTTCACTAAAAGACAAAGGGCTATCAGTATAAAATGCGCAAGAAAATGAATAGATAAACCAAGGAAACAGGAATAATAAAATTATCGCAGAAACACGCTGGACCCACCAATGATGTACTGAATTTCCAGATTGACTCATATAAACATAAATAAAAAAGCCATAGTAGAAAGAAGTAGCGTTACTGTCAGCAGTATAGCACTCCTTGAAACGCCAGTAATTTCCAAATTAAGCCCAACATCCCACAATAAATGACGAATACCATTAAGAAAATGATATACAAAACTTATAAAACATAAGACATAAGCTAATTTAGCAACAGGAGTGAATAATAATGCATTTAAGTACCTTACTATAAGTAACTCAGGAAAGTAAACATGTAATATGAAATACCAAGAAAGTATCATTAATAAAAGGAATAGCAAGATACCAGTCAATCTGTGCATAATAGAGAAAAAACTAGTAACTTGTACTTTATATATTTGTAAATGTGGAGAAAGAGGTCTATCACTCATAAAATTCCGTTATCGGGAAATTAAAATAAAGTAGAAGTAAAGACAGCAGTACAGTACATAACAGCACCACCATTAAAAATGGTGAGTTATGTACAAAGCCTAAGGAGGTAATCCAGCTGCAGATTCCCCTACTGCTACCTTGTTACGACTTCACCCCAGTCACCAATCCCACTTTAAATAACTCCCTCCTTGCGGTTAGGTCGTTAGCTTCGAGTGAAACCAATTCCCATGGCGTGACGGGCAGTGTGTACAAGACCAGAGAACGTATTCACCGTGGCGTGCTGATCCACGATTACTAGCGATTCCAACTTCATGCACTCGAGTTGCAGAGTACAATCCGAACTGAGATGGCTTTTAAGGGATTAGCTTAGCCTCGCGACTTTGCAGCCCATTGTAGCCACCATTGTAGCACGTGTGTAGCCCACTCCATAAGGGCCATGATGACTTGACATCATCCCCACCTTCCTCCAGTTTATCACTGGCAGTTTCCTTAAAGTCCCCAGCATTACCTGATGGTAACTAAGGATGAGGGTTGCGCTCGTTGCGGGACTTAACCCAACATCTCACGACACGAGCTGACGACAGCCATGCAACACCTGTGTGAAACCCGGCCGAACCGACCCTATCCCTTCGAATAGGTATAATTTCCATGTCAAGGAGTGGTAAGGTTTTTCGCGTTGCATCGAATTAAACCACATGCTCCACCGCTTGTGCGGGTCCCCGTCAATTCCTTTGAGTTTTAATCTTGCGACCGTAGTCCCCAGGCGGAATGTTTAACGCGTTAGCTGTAATACAGAAAGTAAACTTCCCATATTTAACATTCATCGTTTACAGCGTGGACTACCAGGGTATCTAATCCTGTTTGCTCCCCACGCCTTCGCGCCTCAGCGTCAGATTTGAACCAGATAGACGCCTTCGCCACTGGTGTTCCTCCTAATATTTACGAATTTCACCTCTACACTAGGAATTCCTCTATCCTCTTTCAATCTCTAGGTTAGCAGTTTTAAAAGCAGTTCCAAGGTTAAGCCTCGGGATTTCACTTTTAACTTACTAACCAGCCTATGCGCCCTTTACGCCCAATAATTCCGAATAACGCTAGCCCTCTCCGTATTACCGCGGCTGCTGGCACGGAGTTAGCCAGGACTTCTTCTGTGAGTACCGTCATTATCTTCCTCACTAAAAGAGCTTTACAACCCAAAGGCCTTCTTCACTCATGCGGCATGGCTGGATCAGGCTTTCGCCCATTGTCCAATATTCCCCACTGCTGCCTCCCGTAGGAGTCTGGACCGTATCTCAGTTCCAGTGTGGCTGATCATCCTCTCAGATCAGCTATAGATCATTGCCTTGGTAGGCTATTACTCCACCAACTAGCTAATCTAATATAGGCTCATCTAATAGCAATAAATTTTTCCCCCGTAGGGCATATACGGTATTAGTTGCCGTTTCCAACAATTATTCCGTACTACTAGGTAGATTCCTATACATTACTCACCCGTCTGCCACTAAGTTATACCATAGCAAGCTACAATATAACTC encodes the following:
- a CDS encoding heme biosynthesis protein HemY produces the protein MIYFIIFALSFLFGIWVKVSGEVIKLELGNYTISIDLYFIIFTCVVLLFLLITLVRFFSSISSTFANIRNRRRDREELLLFEAFFSIDLDNIENAQKVVKSLNEKSNRLSLIKLFNSGKTGNYSFFSNGLTNVANQNRNLALLLANKLIVHLKQEKVVFQKFIEYCSSSINDKMLSIPFQIEHCILKEDWINAILRLKEAVKFNIFLPFDHKEMFAVFYCALAKQYESKGDFKGAIKSLFRAQSYYATFRSINYLKAELYIKLGKIRKASAVLEAEYAVNPTPQSAKMYINLNSKGAERLYNLRPDYYFSYCLLALSLMSSGKYDLASQYLDTAMKKANYMSIYFIVIQLKVTLQEHDKVIYWLNKMGSEALPDPGWKCKNCNRELKQWDHKCSNCNSFNCVYYIL
- the sdhD gene encoding succinate dehydrogenase, hydrophobic membrane anchor protein; the encoded protein is MSQSGNSVHHWWVQRVSAIILLFLFPWFIYSFSCAFYTDSPLSFSEKFINHPLELLFFVVLLFCIFWHAVLGMQVVCEDYIHSIPLRIFTITCIKYLSSITYITLAFTIFIFYRHIFL
- a CDS encoding lipoprotein-releasing ABC transporter permease subunit, with amino-acid sequence MSIAFEITMAACYLRAKNARFCSIMTLFSIIGIALGVATLIVVMSVMNGFRAKLLDSILGIDGHINVYFDRNINSDYRAVSESIEKIPGVSKATPMTNDQVIIVANGRIAGSVVRGVSTKDLLDSTAVTNNVIIGDVKKFDEGIIIGARLAEALNVDYGDEITFISSEEFDALLGEMPRMKKYKVIAIFDMGMLEYDNTLIYMPLKSAQAFFNYKNSIKSIEVLVDDVTRADKLADAIEKEIGMKAESWQSQQSHYFSALKTERNVMFLILTLIIVVAAFNIISNLMMIVQEKKSAIAIMRTFGATSGSIMRIFCACGLLIGFTGTCLGCIIGVVFSLNIESIRVFLENVTNVKLFDPMIYFFSSLPVILVPQDVVSISALALLLSFLATIAPALQAAAQDPAEILRYE
- a CDS encoding sugar phosphate nucleotidyltransferase translates to MRPVILCGGSGSRLWPLSKPKQFQKIFSQNTMFHNTLLRLKSDYMPPIIATNIQYESLVMEELHALQEYKVIFEPVKIGTAAAILIAALLCNENETMLILPSDHFIGDLNSFYASTQKASKLASETNSIVTFGVKPNEFNSEYGYINAVYDQKEKYHIVKDFTEKPERKLSNDHYWNSGIFVFKAKRYIDEIKKSALNLYNLCFKHFTPQERFLYLKQRDFAGIEGISIDYLVMEKAKNVAMIEANFDWLDVGTWSSVLELSEKFSKEPVSFQHVIREKEPVSTTKSNKNLLGGACKQPNKSLISFIHKVKKVKVIRKEVKPWGFCSIILMSENFLIKYLFINPLSCTSKQFHHYRDECHIVLSGVGYVSLEDKEYAIAKDHMIEIPREVSHRIENRSTSFPLEIVEFQIGEHLSDNDIVRLDDVYGRF
- the sdhC gene encoding succinate dehydrogenase, cytochrome b556 subunit, producing the protein MSDRPLSPHLQIYKVQVTSFFSIMHRLTGILLFLLLMILSWYFILHVYFPELLIVRYLNALLFTPVAKLAYVLCFISFVYHFLNGIRHLLWDVGLNLEITGVSRSAILLTVTLLLSTMAFLFMFI